The nucleotide sequence TACAGCCCCTAACAGCACCTTGGCCATTGGAGATCCAGACTCTGCCGATGCTAATGGGAACGTTCAGGTAAGCGTTGTGGTCCAGAAAACCCTTATACCATCTGGAACAACACTGCAAGATTATTTTAATGCAACATATGCTCAATTTGCTGCACAAGATCTGGGGTATAAACCAATATCTGAAGGAACCGTCCTGATTAACGGTATAAATACCCTTGAAAATACTTACTATATAAATTCTGGCAACACACAGAAACGTGAACGTGCAATATGGATTCAGAAAAACCGTGTGATCTATATAATTCTCTGCAGCGCCCCAGTCTCAGACTATTCTTCAGAACAGAAAAAATTTGACACCATAGTTAACAGTTTTAGATTAATCTAAAAAAATATCTGTAATTATCTTCTTATCTACTATAAGAAACTCATGGTGATAAATTGAGAAAATATCTGTTTGTAATGTTTCTGATAGCTTCTCTGATTTTCAGCTCAGGTTGTACAAATAACCTTAATCAGACCTCCAATTTAACACCTCCAACTGCAAATAATACTTTCCAGGGAAGCGGAGTAACATTTGATTATCCTGCAGACTGGAAAGAAACAAACAAGACAGGAAAATATGTAATCGCCCACATCATTGACCCAAAAGCAAAAAGTGATGATAAAAAACCCGGAACGGTCGTTGAAATCTCAAAAAAAGAATCTTCAGGCATCCCCCTTGAAAGATTCTATGATGAGGTTAAATCAGGTGCATCGAATGTTGCCGGCTATCAACTATTATCTGAAAGA is from Methanobacterium sp. and encodes:
- a CDS encoding PsbP-related protein, which codes for MRKYLFVMFLIASLIFSSGCTNNLNQTSNLTPPTANNTFQGSGVTFDYPADWKETNKTGKYVIAHIIDPKAKSDDKKPGTVVEISKKESSGIPLERFYDEVKSGASNVAGYQLLSERSYKVDNVTAYEFTSKATDKNVEEQYRVVLLEKKGFIYMIACGTRSPTYQGDKSQSFDMIINSFQITD
- a CDS encoding PsbP-related protein, which produces MKKNLILIALISGVVLASGCTDSGNQKGNTTNETQTYQGDEFTFNYPSDWLQIQNTAPNSTLAIGDPDSADANGNVQVSVVVQKTLIPSGTTLQDYFNATYAQFAAQDLGYKPISEGTVLINGINTLENTYYINSGNTQKRERAIWIQKNRVIYIILCSAPVSDYSSEQKKFDTIVNSFRLI